The Spirosoma sp. SC4-14 DNA window TCGGCACGCCATCCCCACAGCCACATCTGCTTTTGCCGCACCGGAGACAGAAAAAAGCGCCAACGGGCAAAAATCAGTTGCCGCCTTGCATCCAAACCAGCAAATCCCAAACCAGAGATTTTCACTATTAGAAAAGCCATTGCCCAGAAAAAAGAAAAAGCAGTTCACCCAGAAACCCCGTGGTTTCCTTATCTTCGTGGGTAGGTGTTGCAAGACGTGGTTTGTAGCTACAAAAACTCCTTAATTGTAGCTCTCAAACCGATCTTGTAAGGGCGGGGATACTCCCTCCCTTAACCCTCCCTGTAAACGCTACCGCGTATGGCACGACCCCCAAAGGACGATGCGGACAAACGCGAATTCACTATTCGCGTTCGCGTGACTGCATCTGAGAAACTGCGTATCTGGCAGATGGCAGCCGAGAACGGCTATACGCCCAGCGACTTCATGCGCTTGCGGACAATGGCGGCCACACAACCCCTGCGGCATAAGCCCACACCAGAACGTGAATTGCTGCTCCATGTGATGGCCGAACTTGGCAAGGTCGGCAGCAATGTCAATCAGATTGCACGTGCCCTCAACAGCCGTGATGAGACGGGGCAACTGGCCGACATCGATACGGATGAGATCAACCAGGCCATGCAAGGTTTGGATAATCTCACAGCACAGGTTCTCAAACTGCTTAGCTAATGGTCATCCGGGGAGCGATACGGGGCAATGGCAAACAGCTAGCACATTACCTTCTCTCTGGAGAAGCCAATGAACGTGTCCAGGTTGTGGACGTTGCCGGACGCTCAAACGCAACCGACGCTTATTTGCATCAGACCTTGCAAAGCATGTCGCTGACCAGCGAGCCAACCAAAAGTCAGAAAGGGCTGTACCACGCCCAGATCAATCCGGCTTATAGCGAAGACCGGAAAATGAGCGAAAAGGACTGGCTCAAGGCGGCTGATATTTTGGGCAACGAGTTAGGGTTGCAGGAGCAACGGCGCGTGATTGTCCTACACACCAAAAAGGGCAGGACACATGCGCATGTGGTCTGGGAGCGCTACGACCATAAAACCGGCAAAGTG harbors:
- the mobC gene encoding plasmid mobilization relaxosome protein MobC; protein product: MARPPKDDADKREFTIRVRVTASEKLRIWQMAAENGYTPSDFMRLRTMAATQPLRHKPTPERELLLHVMAELGKVGSNVNQIARALNSRDETGQLADIDTDEINQAMQGLDNLTAQVLKLLS